ccgaaaaattcgctaaatggcctgtcccgaattctaactgttttaatgtatatacagttagagggccccgcagctgtgtatatttttatttggcgaggctcgtctcgtcctacttttaaaaggaattcgcgatgtcatggatatgcctctcggatcacgtcataatcaatgtacccgtgattagaaatacatttcgaatccgtcgagatttggatttgggtcacataaatgtgcacccgagtttaagaaggtaaggtttattaaagcgtatcctaaagagactaacgtgttgttattttaggagggttgtgagatttgctaagcaacccgtcctggaaactaaatgcttcaataatatacatttaacaagggccccgcatttgcacgttttgtttattttcatcgaggctcatctcgttcttattttaaaaggatatcctatagcaactacgtttcttatcgcgtttgtccttatcaattgaaaacaatagatagtcctaattaattacatgattgcaagttgtttgtaatgacattcagaaaagctaaaaaaaaatttcagaaatgaggttgtatgtacagtcagccgaacaaacaattataggcccaaatccagcccatgcgtgataggccagacctgggcctctgcctgttctacgcgggcctacttggtttgcttcgatttgggctcgaccttcatgaggttgaggccctgaactgattctttgttttgtgaaatgaatttatcaatttatgtgacactatggcaaaaggagaaagaactttaactaaaacggatagctttcctatttggcccacattagagaatatactacaccatcagactgagtctgaaatacaacttattacactgggcataTTTTCCCCTAGCAGTATACATACAAGGCTAGCAttcgttaacctacattgatatacttagtATGCAGGCTGCTTCTAtcgtccaaacaaaaatgtaactatttcatgacatttaGAGTAACAGTTCATGTACATATATAAGAAAgaaatctgcaggtcctctcttttgcattcatgctcaaactttcagttacatttgtggtattaattgtgtacctggtatggaagacaaagaaggaaggaatggtcagctaggcagtatgcagtaaacacagcaacaaacagatacacagcaacaacacagcaacaaccaactgaaccaagtgttttccacagccacagacaaccaacagtgatctcccagaatacaaagactagcaaatagtcgagtgccaagccagtaatcccaggaaaaagtaaagaaatagcagcagtaactgagggttcaaatgcagtaaaaccaccagtccaacaaccacaaacaactcagtcaatgcaagcaacagaacttggccaagacagcttgaccaaaatgcactcttataccactttcaggcagtgtttggttacaatgtcttaCTCAAGCCTCTCTTATGTTTTCAGCCTTTTCTTTTAACTCACAAATCTTTCTTAAGACGTAAAGATTCCAGCCTTAAGACTCAAAATTCTccctttttctgaagactaaagtccagccctttttcagttctcaaatggcctatttataagccaaagtgaccaagtgcagctaagctgcccccatctgcaacttgcagtctgcccataccctttaaagcccatgcctaagcatctttggtgccagcccctttgttccccacgcttggcttttgtttaatcaagagttatgggcattattcattttaaaccccatactcttgtgtcttgttccccattggtattagtttaatcctaaatcagtaccctacttgtcagctcatttaaactaatctttctacccttttaacaccccagaatacccctgcttaaccttgattattactgcccagCCTATTGCAGcctcagggcatttttgaactgacgAAAGTTCAGATTtaagactgcctggactgaaccttttcagtcatttttacaaGGCAAACACACCATtttaaacaatgctggggcattcaggtagtggcaacgttcaattagtcatgtgacCTTATTAGCTcgttcgattcattagttatagaaactaatcaacgacatttatcgagtcgactatactaattataacaggtaataatcagtcgctcatataaataatacgttcggggacctaaagggcatcagacaattttgtgttcaattactgggaacctatataagctattcatgcgacgactatactgatcggacatgcttatcataggatacatttaaatcatacacagaacacaatcgaccaaataaaaggtctttacagagaagaaagaaatccgaatgaaaaataacaaaaataacaaacaaacacaacgaaacatgctgaccacttaatcaaaactaacacaaaagaaaggaaaacttaccgaaaatgtttaaatcaaacagacccaaatctgattcaacttcgaacttttgaggccgaacaaactttaatcagggtgttctcacatgagaacaccttgattaaggtctattagacctcaaacccatgtccaaaccggccggattccccaagtgtatgtgttctaaagtctggattttcagatctggatttttgggagttgtgggtagattcggaccaaaccaagcttggtttggtcacgaggacggtcaggggggtgtctggtatgaagatggggtggtttggcatagatcgagttttgtctcgaatcttcaaatccagattcgagacgataggaggtgattcgaggttcgtggttagtggattcgtgttcagggtggttggatgctttaggggtgtgaagggggtggtcaccggcgttcgtgccgccgggttttggtggaggggaagctagggcggcttgctagggtttggggtttcagcttggggaaggagacgagtgaggggtggggttcggatagggggcgtggggtgaagggttgagtttatatatggggagtctgattggatctgagccgttagatcagatgatctcaacggcttggatctgaggatgagacatgagacggggtcgtttggtagttaaacggggtcgtttggtttaagtgaggggttgggtcaggctggttatttgggtcgggtttgaacatgggtcgctgaaagaggtcctgaaccgttggatcggctgggacggacggctcagattgatttgcctgaaacgacgtcgtttcaggaggtgcctgggcagccgGACTTGGACTGGACTCGAGTGTCTGTTTGGGCctgctttgttttatttctttgggcccaaaccgattttccctcactcttttgcttttttttttcttttaaacaaaaaatgaaataaaatagtgaaattaaaatcaaccatactatAACATTTTCACAtagttatcacaaaaaatatttaagtaagttaaatcacaacctagaccgaacgatgcacatatatatatttcgaattttcttttaatgacacacatattttttgtattttgtttgataatgattaaatgcaaaatggacagacccacaaatgactagcaataCATGTCATGCAGAATTTGTATCGCggggtcatttgtcactatttttatttttgttttccttttggagtgattgctcgtaaagcaaaaatcacgtgcttacactatcAATACTTTGGAAGTGAGAAGTCATGAGAATATCGTTGATATCTTCACCAAGTCACTTGCTAAAGCTTCGTTCGAGTTCTTCCGTGACAAGCTTGGAGTAGTTTCCAAAAaatcactttaaggaggagtgtgAAAAAAACTAAAGTTACTTTTTTGGAATAATATAGAATTCTCTAGAATGTCCTAGTTTAGTATCCTTGATATTTATCTAGTAGACATATCTATATGTTCTAGAATGTTATGGGAAGATAAGACATatctagatattctagagtgttGTTAGAAGATAAGGTTGCTAGAATCTTCTTTGTACATTCTCTAGAATCATCCATAGGCTAGTATAAATAGGGGGTATCTTGTTCATTTGTAAGTAAGCCAAAAATCAAGAAAGTCTTCTTCAATAACAAAGTTCTCTTTTCAAAAATCTCTCTTCTATTTTCAAGCTTCCTCTTCTTTAGTTGAATCATCCAATCTTAGTTAACGATCTTGGGCTAGCAGAAGGTCTCCGAATAATACTCTTCTTCTGCTATTCTTTACAATTTGAAGTTCAATTCCATAATTGCCCTTGACTTTGTTTTAAATGGTTGACAATCGAAGAACTACAACATAACTAGTGTAATTCCACAAGTGGATATGGGGTAGACCGTGTGTATGCAaaccttatttttacattttgaaGGTAGAGATGATATTTTcaatagaccctcgactcaaggaAAGCGTAATCGCAATAGTTATAACAAAAACATACAGAAAGAGAAGCAGTAACAACATCCAGGAAAATAATATAACCAAAGCAAAAGAAATAACAGATAGTAATATAAATCTAAGTgggtgtttggacataagaatatGAAACTCCAAAAAAGGTGGgaaaaaaattcaagtgaaaatgatatttgaaattagagttgtgtttgaacATGAATACAATTTGGAGTTGTTTTCGAACTTTTGTGAGTGAGttgaagtgaaaattttaaaaaataattttttggagttttacagtttttcgaaaaattctgaaattcaacttcaagtgaaatttaaaatttttatcgACAAACACTAATTCCagaaagaaaaaaagtaaaaatttctTATGGTCAAACAAGCCCTAAGaataggaaatacgagaataaCACTAATTACTATGTGCATGGAAAAGAAATACAAGTATGAAAAATAAATACTCTCAATTACTTGCTAATCTACTGTCCTAATCATCGACTTCCACGTTCTTTTATGAAGGATTACGTCCTCGGTGACAATCAAACATGTTAATTAAATTGTTAAGTTGCAATTCCTCGAGTACAGTAGTAGAAATTTAGGTTAGCAAAAGGTCAGATAGACCtttattttagtattttattgCAACATGGCCTTAAAAAGGGGACTGCATCTAAGCCACTTTCTTGATTAAAAATCTCAAGTTTCTTTTATCATTTACACATTTACTAATGGATCCAACAATTATTTAATAACCAAGTCAGGAATGTGAGACACAGAGAGAACTTGCAAAGGAGAgcaggggtgtgcattcgaatcggtttatcgataaatcgaatcgattatttgttatcggtttatcgatttcgatttcgatttcaaaattttccttatcgatttatcgatttcgatttcgattttgtcctcttcgattatcggtttatcgataaaccgataagctacagtaatttttttaatttttttttaatttttttaatttttttattttttttaaattttttttaaattttttaatttttttttacccttattctataataccctttcctttactctaagtccctaaccctattatttcctctaccacatttaaggaatgatcatatttaaagctcaagtaaatgaagttcaaattaatggaaaacagaattagccgtgatgatgtattttgattttttgtttgtttataccgttggagtgttggtggcatacatttgatcccttactttagtttcgttgcatgtgcttgttgacacaatttttatgttataaacggtgctcttcttattttagcttccttttgtccatattagttaggtgtGTTTGtagcgatatactttccgtggaatcccgtaaattttcttattggtgtaatcgataaccgaatcgataagccccaaaaatcgataaatcgaaatcgaaaaaatcgaaaccttattgaaacgataacgataagcatatgtacaaatcgataatcgataagtaattatcgataagggtcaaaatcgaatcgataaatcgaatgcacacccctaaagGAGAGAAGAAAGACAAATCGCTCCTCATCTCCTCTCTCTCTCCCCCTCCTTTCATGGCTATTGGGTTTTGGCTATATCACAGCCACCATTACCAACATCTATGAAATCCAAAACCCTAATAAACAGTAGTAATTCTTTAGTTTTATATTGCAAGTTACATTTTCCCAATATCTGCAGCTTCCTTTGACTAAGCATTTAAGAACAAGAGACATAGCTTCCCCTGTCTTAAGAGTTCCTTTTACTCATCAACTATGCCTCCTGTGATTAGCATTTTCTTATTCTGCTTCATTACTTCCTTTCCCCCTCTAATTAGTGCTACACTCAATCTTACCCAACCCTTCCCTGAATCTGTGGTTCAAGATGTACAGAGGTAAAAATGTGGGTTTTAATTAGCTCAGTACTGTATTTTATCTGCATTTATTCGGCAATATTTGATACAGATCTATCTGTTGTTAATTTTCTACACTTTCTATGTTTCTCAGGAGGGTAAATGAGTCTATTGTGAGAAGACAAATAGTTGAAACAACTGTTAGAGACAGTAGTAATAAATGTCTAACCGGAAATCCAATAGACGATTGCTGGCAATGCGACTCAAACTGGGCGAAAAACCGACAGAGGTTAGCCGACTGCGGCATTGGGTTCGGTCTAGGTGCAATGGGTGGAAAAAACGGTCAGATCTACGTAGTCACCGACTCCTCCGACAGAGACACCGTTAACCCTACTCCGGGCACTCTCCGGCACGCCGtcgttcaagaggaacctctctGGATCGTGTTCGCCGCCGACATGGTTATTAAGCTAAAACACGAGCTTATTGTGAACAGTTACAAAACTATCGACGGCCGCGGCGCGAATGTTCACATTACCGGCGGCGGATGCATAACGTTACAGTACGTGAGCAATGTGATTATACACAATGTTCATATTTACAATTGTGTCCCTTCGGGTAATACTAATATACGGTCGAGTCCAACGCATGTTGGGTATAGAGGCAAATCTGACGGTGATGGTATATCCATCTTTGGATCTCGAAATATCTGGGTTGATCATTGTGCATTGTCTCATTGTACCGATGGCTTGATTGATGCTATCATGGGGTCCACTGCTATTACTATTTCGAATAGCTATTTTAGCCATCATGATGATGTTATGCTCTTGGGACATGATGATAAATACTTGCCAGATTCAGGAATGCAGGTTAGatattttaactttttttttgtgtataaaaatatgattttttggGGTTGTAAGTGTAATTTTGAAAACTTCAGGTGACGATAGCGTTTAATCATTTTGGAGAAGGGTTAGTGCAAAGAATGCCAAGGATTAGAAGAGGATATGTACATGTGGTGAACAACGATTTCACAGAATGGCAAATGTATGCAATCGGTGGTAGTGCAAGTCCTACTATTAATAGTCAGGGCAATCGCTATACTGCTCCTGATGACCCTAATTTGAAGGAGGtaaaattttcttcttctttctttatctTTTATTTTGGATTAATTTTTCTATCTTCTTAAAAGCTTCGCTTCAATTTAGACAACGCATTTTACTTATTGAAAGTCAAATTTGTGAGATTTCAccaaattttttaaatattattcttatcatattaaaacaaaaaatTGCAACTTACAGTAATATTTTTCCTATAGTTTTCGAGtatctaaattttaattttaaaatattgagtTAAACTTATCGAATATAGATTCAAAGTTTAGTCAAATTAACCCTTGGTAAATGAAATTTGTTATTTAACTTCAAATGAAGTACTCATAATTAGTAATGTTATCTTTTCCACGAACTGAAAATTATGGCTTAATGATGTGTTGGAAATCTAGTAAACTTTTTTTTGACTTATGTCGCCACATTTGGTGCTCTTTGGATGACTTGCCAAGCCTGCGCGTGGTGAACACGCTACCACTGATTCACACTGTTTTCTAGCAAGATGGAGGAGCACGTTGAAAATAGTAATTTTTGTTACGTTTGACAAGTGTTGAAAATAGTATTCCGTTTATTTTTTCTTGTtcattatattaaaaatatattcaTTTTTATTTGTCCATTATACTAAATcaagaagatttttttttctgttttacaCTTATTATTAAGTACTCATTTCCCAAATCATTTATCAAACACTTTTGAAAATGCCTATCTTTATTATGGGCAAAATcataaaatacatattttttaaaGGGGAATGCAAAGTcaaaaataaaccaccaaaagtGAACCTAGGGAGTACTAAGTATTTTTCATGGTTACATTTTTGTGggacaacaattaataaaaacTTAGTGATAATTGTGGTTTTAGCATTTCAATTATCAGTCATCTAGTTTTGATTCGCATGAtactaaaaaaattatttaaccaTCAACTGATAACTAACAAATTGTTAATGTCAAAATTTAAAGCACAAAAGTGAAATGTATTTAATTAAATGTTGCAGAAcgataccccccccccccccccaaaaaaaaattttttttttcatttataacTTTGTTTTTTGGGGGAACAGGTGACAAAGCGGGAGGACACAGACACTGGGAAGTGGAACGACTGGAACTGGAGGAGCGATGGCGACGTTATGGTTAATGGAGCATTTTTTGTGCCTTCGGGCCAAGGCATTAGCACCCAATATGTCAAAGCTTACAGCGTCGACCCCAAATCTGCCCTTCTCATCGATCAGCTCACCAAAAATGCCGGTGTCCTTGGTGGTCCCAggtaacccccccccccaaccctaaCAAACACTTCTCCTCTATTACTACTTTCAACCCATTTACTATAAGTCAGAAATTAGTTATAATTACAATTTGAAAGACTTTTAGGTGTCCTTTGATACAAAGTATAAGGATAATAATCCCGAGATACAATTTGAGATTGTTCGTTTTCTTGAGcagagggtctttcggaaacaacctctctacccttcggagtaagggtaaggtctgcgtacactctacctaccccagaccccacttgtgggaactcactgggttgttgttgttacaATTTGAGATTGT
This sequence is a window from Nicotiana sylvestris chromosome 3, ASM39365v2, whole genome shotgun sequence. Protein-coding genes within it:
- the LOC104227767 gene encoding probable pectate lyase 5, which gives rise to MPPVISIFLFCFITSFPPLISATLNLTQPFPESVVQDVQRRVNESIVRRQIVETTVRDSSNKCLTGNPIDDCWQCDSNWAKNRQRLADCGIGFGLGAMGGKNGQIYVVTDSSDRDTVNPTPGTLRHAVVQEEPLWIVFAADMVIKLKHELIVNSYKTIDGRGANVHITGGGCITLQYVSNVIIHNVHIYNCVPSGNTNIRSSPTHVGYRGKSDGDGISIFGSRNIWVDHCALSHCTDGLIDAIMGSTAITISNSYFSHHDDVMLLGHDDKYLPDSGMQVTIAFNHFGEGLVQRMPRIRRGYVHVVNNDFTEWQMYAIGGSASPTINSQGNRYTAPDDPNLKEVTKREDTDTGKWNDWNWRSDGDVMVNGAFFVPSGQGISTQYVKAYSVDPKSALLIDQLTKNAGVLGGPRDNSMSMSSKGGITGGSGSGSGHAKSTSGDVDMFGMIFSGTGASSAGSSPSHTTTPILLSFLIILTLYIFTKQGGQLSIPLFLLL